The DNA sequence ACCTTCGCCGCCGCCAGCGCCTTCTTCGCCCGGACGATCCGCTGGGCGATCGTCGACTCGCGGACCAGGAACGCGCGCGCGATCTCGTCGGTCGTCAGGCCGCCGAGCATGCGCAGCGTCAGCGCGACCCTGGCCTGCGTGTTCAGCACCGGGTGGCAGGCGACGAACAGCAGGCGCAGGACGTCGTCCTCGATGTGGTCGTCGAGGGCCGCGTCGAAGTCCGGCAGCACGCCCTCGCCGAGCTGCTGGTCGCGGCCGACCTCTTCGAGCTTCTCCGCGTACCGCTCGTTGCGGCGGAACTGGTCGACCGCGCGGCGCTTGGCGATGGTCATCAGCCACGCGCCGGGGTTGCGCGGCACGCCGGACTCCGGCCACTGCTCCAGCGCCGCGACCAGCGCGTCCTGCGCCAGCTCTTCGGCGAGCCCGACGTCGCCACGGGCCATCCGGGCCAGGCCCGCGATGAGCCGCGGCGACTCGATGCGCCAGACCGCTTCGACCGTGCTCCGGGTGTCCGCAACCGTCACCCGGCCATCAGACAGGGTGATCGGCCGCGGTGCAAGCCGCTACTCGGCGATGGTGCGGATCTCGATCGCGCCGATCTTGGCCTCGGGGTTCGGCGCCTGCTTCATCAGCTCGACGACCTCCTCGAGCGATTCGCCGTTGAGCACCCAGAAGCCGGCGATGAGCTCCTTCGTCTCCGCGAACGGCCCGTCGATCAGCTTCGGTTCCGCCTCCCCTTCGAAGACGACCCGCACGCCGTCGGCGCTCGAAGTCAGGCCTTCGGCCATGACGATCCGGCCCTCGGAGAAGAGCCGGTCGTTGAACTTCGCCATCTCGGCCAGTTCTTCGGCGGCGGGCTGGAACCCGGGCGCCTCGGACTCCGGGGTGGCCTTGACCATCACGAGGAACCGCATCACGCCTCCTGGGCGCTCTGCGCGCGGAGCCGTCCTTCCAGCTCCTCGACCTCGGGCGTCATGTTCTCGAAGTCGGACGCCTCGGCGACCCGCCGGATCTCGACCTCGCCGTGCTCGCCTTCGGGGTTGGGCATCCGCTTGATCCACTCGATGCACTCTTCGCGGTCGCGGCACTGGAGGATCCAGAAGCCGCCGACGAGCTCCTTCGACTCGGTGAACGGGCCGTCGACGACCTTCGGCGCCTCGGTGCCGTCGAAGACGACGCGGGCCCCTTCCGAGCTCGGCGTGAGGCCCTCGCCCGCCAGCAGGACGCCGGCCTTGACCATCTCCTCGTTGAACTTGCCCATCTCAGCCAGCAGCTCGGCGCTGGGGGCCTTGCCGTCCGTCTGCTCGTTCGTCTTGACGATCACCATGAACCGCATCGCGGTCTCCTCTCGGTCGGTCTTGCCAACGCGTCGAACGGCACGGCCCCGGATCGACAGCTCCGGCAAAAAAGTTTTCGCGCCGGAAAACTAGCAGCTCAGGATCGCCTCGGGGGATGATTCGGACGCGGGGACGGCTCCCGCGAGGGGTGGGGACATGGATCGGAAAGAACCGCGCCGCTACATCGTCCGGCTCTCGGGCGAGCCCGGCTTCCCGGTGTGGGACACGTCCCTGGGCAACGTCCGGCGGCGGTACCCGCGCGCGGTGAAGATCTGGCGGGCCACCGAAGACCGGCCGGGGCTGCCGCGGCCGCTGCGGCGAGCCGGGCAGGTGCTCCGGCAAGGCTTCGCGCGCACCTGGCGCTGGGCGCGCGACCGCGACGCCAAACCCTGGTGAAAGCCCGGCTAACCTGCCGTCGTGGCGGTACTCCCCGACGACCTCTCCTCCGCGCTCGACGAAGAGCTGGCCAAGCACCCGGTGGCCCAGCTGACCCGATCCGTCGACCGGCTCAGCGCGCGCTACCGCCAAGGTGACGCGGCGACCTCCCCCATCCTGACCTCCGAAGCCGACGTCGCCGCGTACGCCGGCTACCGGATGCCGGCCACCTACGCCGCCGTACACGCGGTGCTCGCCGAAGCGGCTTCGCGGGCTCCTGGCTTCGAGCCGCGTACGCAGATCGACGTCGGCGGCGGTACGGGGGCGGCGGTGTGGGCGGCCGCGGCGGTGTGGCCGTCGCTCGCGAAGTGCACCGTGCTGGAGCAGGTCGCCGGCGCGATCGGGCTCGGCAAGCGGCTGGCCGGCGGGGCCGGGCTCGCCGCGGTCCGGGACGCGGAGTGGCGGCGCGGGTTCGTCGACCCGGCCGCCCCGGCGCCGGAGGCGGACCTGGTCACGCTCTCCTACGTGCTGGGCGAACTCCCGGACGGCACCCGCCCCGACGTCGTGCGCTGGCTGGCGGCGAAGGCCCGGGCGGTCGCGCTGATCGAGCCGGGCACCCCGGCGGGCTACGAGCGGATCCGCGCCGCCCGCGCCCAGCTGATCGAACTCGGCCT is a window from the Amycolatopsis sp. cg9 genome containing:
- a CDS encoding YciI family protein; translation: MRFLVMVKATPESEAPGFQPAAEELAEMAKFNDRLFSEGRIVMAEGLTSSADGVRVVFEGEAEPKLIDGPFAETKELIAGFWVLNGESLEEVVELMKQAPNPEAKIGAIEIRTIAE
- a CDS encoding YciI family protein; translation: MRFMVIVKTNEQTDGKAPSAELLAEMGKFNEEMVKAGVLLAGEGLTPSSEGARVVFDGTEAPKVVDGPFTESKELVGGFWILQCRDREECIEWIKRMPNPEGEHGEVEIRRVAEASDFENMTPEVEELEGRLRAQSAQEA
- a CDS encoding small ribosomal subunit Rsm22 family protein, with amino-acid sequence MAVLPDDLSSALDEELAKHPVAQLTRSVDRLSARYRQGDAATSPILTSEADVAAYAGYRMPATYAAVHAVLAEAASRAPGFEPRTQIDVGGGTGAAVWAAAAVWPSLAKCTVLEQVAGAIGLGKRLAGGAGLAAVRDAEWRRGFVDPAAPAPEADLVTLSYVLGELPDGTRPDVVRWLAAKARAVALIEPGTPAGYERIRAARAQLIELGLHVVAPCPHDAACPIVPGEDWCHFAARLPRSGLHRRLKAGTLGFEDEKFAYVVAARFTPERPDARIIRHPKKHKGWVALDLCTEDGLKPGVAVSKKQGPRYRAARDAEWGDSW